In Candidatus Defluviilinea proxima, a single genomic region encodes these proteins:
- a CDS encoding sigma-70 family RNA polymerase sigma factor → MQETEFKEDEVLSLASQGDRDAFGQLYERYVDRIFNYVYYRTGNLHDAEDLTARVFQRAMNHIKNYTDRGIPFSAWLYRIAHNLVANWHRDRSRKQEIPLDELPVLPTKGDHPERNLVRSQEQDALLRLIRRLPSERQNLLILKFVENMSNAEIGAIMGRSEGAVKSLYHRTLLALRDQLGDQNINLEGD, encoded by the coding sequence GTGCAGGAAACTGAGTTCAAGGAAGACGAAGTACTTTCACTGGCTTCACAAGGTGACCGGGATGCCTTTGGTCAACTCTATGAACGCTATGTGGATCGTATCTTCAACTATGTGTATTACAGAACAGGCAATCTGCATGATGCAGAAGACCTGACTGCCCGTGTCTTCCAACGGGCAATGAACCATATAAAAAATTATACAGACCGCGGTATCCCATTTTCTGCCTGGTTGTATCGCATTGCCCACAATCTGGTTGCAAATTGGCACCGAGATCGAAGCCGTAAGCAGGAAATCCCATTGGATGAACTGCCGGTCCTGCCGACAAAAGGTGACCACCCCGAGCGGAATCTTGTCCGTTCGCAGGAACAGGATGCGCTTCTTCGCCTCATCCGACGCCTGCCCTCGGAACGACAGAATCTTCTCATCCTCAAGTTTGTTGAGAACATGTCGAATGCAGAGATCGGCGCGATCATGGGACGTAGTGAAGGAGCAGTGAAAAGTTTGTATCACCGTACGTTACTGGCCTTGCGCGACCAGTTAGGTGATCAAAATATCAACCTCGAAGGAGATTAA
- a CDS encoding DegV family protein, whose protein sequence is MLRIVTDGAADILPGWGREYGIDMIPVNILFGEKTYLQSIELDNEGFYKLVDESKRIPKTAQPSPHQFVEFYRKIAQKGDTILSIHVTAKLSGTYASAISAAEEVKDEFKVIPIDSAVGSLGIGLMCRETRKLERAGKSVEEIVQYLEEIKYKVRVILTLDTLEYAKMSGRVKTLQAALASLLNVKPIAVLSNGDLNMAERVRTRKASLDRVIEMAREEYGNQPVYLAVVHARDPKSGEELLEQAKGHFNHKETMISELSISVAANLGPGTVGLILYPIQ, encoded by the coding sequence ATGCTTCGAATCGTAACTGACGGTGCGGCTGATATCCTGCCAGGGTGGGGCAGAGAGTATGGGATCGATATGATCCCCGTCAACATCCTGTTTGGCGAGAAGACCTACCTTCAAAGCATCGAATTGGACAATGAGGGTTTTTACAAGCTTGTTGATGAAAGTAAACGTATTCCAAAGACAGCCCAGCCTTCCCCTCATCAATTCGTGGAGTTCTACCGCAAGATCGCGCAAAAAGGCGATACGATCCTTTCCATTCACGTCACTGCTAAACTTTCAGGCACTTACGCTTCGGCCATCTCTGCGGCAGAAGAAGTTAAAGATGAGTTCAAAGTTATCCCGATAGATTCAGCGGTTGGTTCACTTGGCATTGGTCTCATGTGCCGCGAAACACGTAAGTTGGAACGCGCAGGTAAAAGCGTGGAAGAGATCGTGCAATACCTTGAAGAGATCAAATATAAGGTCCGGGTTATTCTGACGCTTGATACTTTGGAATATGCCAAAATGTCTGGCCGTGTGAAGACATTGCAGGCCGCACTCGCTTCTTTGCTCAATGTTAAACCAATTGCTGTGTTGAGTAATGGTGACCTGAACATGGCAGAACGAGTCCGCACACGCAAAGCATCTTTGGATCGCGTGATCGAAATGGCAAGAGAAGAATATGGCAATCAGCCGGTATACCTTGCAGTTGTCCATGCACGTGACCCCAAATCTGGCGAAGAACTTTTGGAACAAGCTAAAGGTCATTTCAACCATAAAGAGACCATGATCAGTGAACTGTCCATCTC